The genomic stretch CGACAGCTTTATAACGTCTTATGTTCTACCGCTAAGGCGCCGAAGGGGCACAACTTTATGTCGTGCCTTGGGGGTACAACCTTACGTCGGATGACACACTGCAATGCCCCTACAACGCGGTTGTAACCAAATTAGGATGCGGTATAAACCCGTATTGGTTAGTCTTGGCTAAGCTCTACAGGCAGGCGATCGCTCCCTCGCTACGACGATCGCAGCCTCCCAGCAGCCCGTCCGGGTTCAACTGAATGGCGTGGGCGTGGCCCATTTGCTCAGCCCAAGCAGGAGCCTCGGTGATCTGATGTCCTCGCTGCTCTAGGGCTTGGCGAACTTCAGCAGGAATCCGATTTTCCATTGCCAGTCGGGTAGAGGCCTCGCCCCAGGTACGACCCCACAGCCAGCGGGGCAGATCGATTGCCGCTTGGGGAGCATAGCCAAAGTCCAACATTCTAGTCAGCAGCGCCAGCTGGGTCTGGGGCTGGCCCTCGCCGCCCATAGTGCCCAGCACTAAATAGGGCCTGCTGTCGTTGAGCACCAGACCGGGCATGAGGGTGTGAAAGGGACGCTTACCGGGTTCTAGGGCGTTGGGGTGGTTGGGGGCAAGGGAAAACAGCGAGCCTCGATTTTGTAGCGGAAAGCCCAGCTCAGGCGGCACTACCCCCGACCCAAAGTCGAAGTACAGGCTCTGAATCGTCGATACGGCATTGCCCTCGCCATCGACTACGGCGAGGTAAACAGTGTCGCCGCCGATCTCCGGAGTCGGGTAGCCTTGGGCCACGGCCATGCTCAGCCGGGCGCGACGGCGATCGCCATAGGGTTTCGAGATCAGCTCTCCTAGCGGAATGTCGGTAAAGTCGGGGTCACTCAACCAGCGATCGCGATCGGCAAAGGCTAGCTTGGTAGCCTCCACCAGCAGGTGGTAGTAGTCGGTGGTGCCGTGGCCGATGGTGTGCGGGTTAAACCCCTCCAGCACATTGAGCATTTGCAGCACCGTAAACCCCTGGGTATTGGGGGGCAGCTGGCATACTTGGTGGCCCCGGTAGGTGGTGCTGATCGGCTCTACCCAGGTGGCGCTGTGGTGGGCAAAGTCATCGCGGGTCAGCCAGCCGCCCAGAGCGCTCAGGTAGCCTACGATCTGCTCGGCGATCTCTCCCTGGTAGAAATCTTGGGAGCCAGCGACGGCCAAGCGGCGTAGGGTTTTTCCCAGCGGTAGGTTAGTCACTTGCGACCCAGCGGTAGGCACCTCACCCTCCGGCAAAAAGGGATTGTTCTCGCCGCCGTAGGCCCGCAGAAACTCAGCGTTGGCCCGCGTCCAGCGAGCCTGGGATTTCGAGCAGGGGTAACCCTGTTCGGCCAAGGCGATCGCGGGCTGAAGCAGGTCAGCCCAGGGCAGACGGCCAAAACGCTGGTGCATTTCGCCCCAGGCTGAGACACCCCCCGGCACTGTGATTACTGCCTGGGGGCCGCGCTGAGGAATGGCAGTTAGACCTAAGGATGTGAAGCGATCGCGATCGCAGCTCGCTCCCGCCCTGCCCGAGCCATTGAGACCGTAGAGCTGGCCTGAGCTAGCCTGGTAGCCCAGCCAAAAGCCATCGCCGCCCAGCCCGGTCATGGCGGGGTAGACCACCGATAGGGCCGCTTGGGTGGCGATCGCCGCATCGACTGCGTTGCCGCCCTGGCTGAGCACGTTGAGGCCAGCGGTGGAGGCCAGGTAGTGGGGGCAGACCACCATCGCGGAGGGGGTGGCAGATGGGGCAGAGACTAGAGCCATAGCTAACTCAGGACTACATCAGCGTTGGGCCTAGAAGATTAGCATTTTTGCGGTGCACGGGTTTTGGGCCTTTATCGTCGGCCCCATCGTGCTGTTGGTGGTGTCTACTGCGTTAAACAACTTTTTTGTCGGTCGAGCCCTCAAGCCTCGGGCCAAAGAGCTCGCAGGATAGGGGTAGTGCTAACAGCGCCTGGGTTAACCGATTGCCCAGGGCTAGGGGGCATCACGTAGATGGCCTGATACTGGTTGCGGCCTTGGGCCTTGGCTTGGTAGAGGGCCTGATCGGCGGTAAACACCAAGTCAGAGGGCAAATAATCAGCCATGGGTAACACGTTGGCAACACCGCAGCTAATTGTGACGATCGCGCTGGGGGCTGTGTTGTGGGGCAATCCCCGTTGCTGAACTGCTGTCACTAGCCGCTGGCTGATGACGGTTGCCCCCTCCAAAGTGGTGTTGGGCAAAATAATGGCAAATTCTTCACCGCCGTAGCGGGTAACAATGTCGGCTGGGCGGCTAATGCACTGGCTCAGGGTTTTGGCCACTTCTTGAAGACAGCGATCGCCCGCCTGATGCCCATAGTGGTCGTTGTAGTCTTTGAAATGGTCAATGTCGCAGATTACCAGCGACAGCGACAGGTGTTCGCGCACACCCCGACCCCACTCCTGCAAGAGATATTCGTCGAAGCGGCGGCGGTTGGCTACCTGGGTGAGGCTGTCGATCATCGTCAGCTGCTGGAGCTGGTAGTTGGCCTCCCGCAGCTGAATCTCTAAGCGGTGCTGCAAGATGAGCCGCCGCACCCGCTGGCGCAGCACTGCCCAGTTAATCGGCTTGGTGACATAGTCGACCACCCCAATTTCAAACGCCTGATCTACCGATTTTTCGTCCTCTAGGCCAGTAATCATCAGCACCGGTGCCAGGTTGCCCTGGGTTAAATCCTGTAGTCGTCGGCAGACCTCAAAGCCATCTACCACCGGCATCAGCGCGTCCAGCAGCACTAGATCGGGCACGTGATAAAAGTACAGGTTTAGGGCCGCTTCTCCATGGGCAGCTTCGATCACCTGGTAGCCCTCGCGCTCCAGATAGCGGGTCAGCATGTGGCGGATAAACGGGTCATCGTCGGCTACCAAAATCACCGCTGAATCAGAATTGACTGGCATAGTTGGTGACCTCCTGGGAAACCAAGGCAGACTGTAGGGCCGTTTTGACCTCAGCTAGAGCGTAGCGAATTACTTCCACCTGGTTAGCGACGATCGGACTGGGGGCTTGACGTAGGGTCGCCTCTAGATCTCGGCAGAGGACCGCGAGGTGGTCGGCACTCACGGAGGCGCTGCTCGACTTGAGGGTGTGGGCAGCCCGTTGCAGGGTGAGCCAGTCGTGCTGAGCCAGGGCATTGAGCATGTCGGCCATGAGCTGGTCGGCACTCCCAAGGTAGCTGACAATCAGGTCAGCCATAAAGCTAGGGTCGCCGCCTACGGTGGTGGCAAAGGTGCGTAGCGCCATTAAATCGACCGCGAGGGCGGGGACGGGGGCAC from Nodosilinea sp. FACHB-141 encodes the following:
- a CDS encoding PleD family two-component system response regulator; this encodes MPVNSDSAVILVADDDPFIRHMLTRYLEREGYQVIEAAHGEAALNLYFYHVPDLVLLDALMPVVDGFEVCRRLQDLTQGNLAPVLMITGLEDEKSVDQAFEIGVVDYVTKPINWAVLRQRVRRLILQHRLEIQLREANYQLQQLTMIDSLTQVANRRRFDEYLLQEWGRGVREHLSLSLVICDIDHFKDYNDHYGHQAGDRCLQEVAKTLSQCISRPADIVTRYGGEEFAIILPNTTLEGATVISQRLVTAVQQRGLPHNTAPSAIVTISCGVANVLPMADYLPSDLVFTADQALYQAKAQGRNQYQAIYVMPPSPGQSVNPGAVSTTPILRALWPEA
- the ggt gene encoding gamma-glutamyltransferase; the protein is MALVSAPSATPSAMVVCPHYLASTAGLNVLSQGGNAVDAAIATQAALSVVYPAMTGLGGDGFWLGYQASSGQLYGLNGSGRAGASCDRDRFTSLGLTAIPQRGPQAVITVPGGVSAWGEMHQRFGRLPWADLLQPAIALAEQGYPCSKSQARWTRANAEFLRAYGGENNPFLPEGEVPTAGSQVTNLPLGKTLRRLAVAGSQDFYQGEIAEQIVGYLSALGGWLTRDDFAHHSATWVEPISTTYRGHQVCQLPPNTQGFTVLQMLNVLEGFNPHTIGHGTTDYYHLLVEATKLAFADRDRWLSDPDFTDIPLGELISKPYGDRRRARLSMAVAQGYPTPEIGGDTVYLAVVDGEGNAVSTIQSLYFDFGSGVVPPELGFPLQNRGSLFSLAPNHPNALEPGKRPFHTLMPGLVLNDSRPYLVLGTMGGEGQPQTQLALLTRMLDFGYAPQAAIDLPRWLWGRTWGEASTRLAMENRIPAEVRQALEQRGHQITEAPAWAEQMGHAHAIQLNPDGLLGGCDRRSEGAIACL